The Heliangelus exortis chromosome Z, bHelExo1.hap1, whole genome shotgun sequence genomic sequence agtccctgccccatccaggaGGGAGAGGTGTCAGCACGTTGAGCTGGGAGCGTgcagaggtgctggaggaggccGGGTGAGGGGCGCTGGGGCTGGCTGCATCGCGGTCGTCCTGCGGCCCGGCAGTGTAGGCACCCTCCAGGCCCAGGTGCTGGCGGATGTCTGTGCCGCACAGAAGCACGGCGGCGGTGATGATCCGCAAGACGAATGGCTGCGCGTGCTCCtgcaggctgggctgcagcttctgAGTCAGCACCTTCACGTGGAGCCCGTAGGTGCGCAGGTAGATGGCAAGCGTGTGCTCCCACGCCATCACCTTCTGCCACTCTCCCTCAAAGATCTCCATGAGGTCCTGTCgcaggcacagcagcaggggCCGGATGTGATTTGGGTGGCTCCTGAAGAAGTCTGCCCAGACCTCAGGAAGGAAGCCGTCCACCAGAGGCCTGGGCCCCTGCCCCGCAgccccctgctctcccccctGGTCTTCATCTGCGACGTCGAGCATGATGAAATCGTCGTCTGCCCGCACGGAGAGCAAGAGGGACATTGTCTGTGAACTGCACAGGGGGCAGGCAGCGTCCCGCAGGACATGGCGCACTGCGCAGCCAAAGCAAGCTTGGTGCAGGCATGGTAAGAGGTGGGCAGCGCCAGCGTCTTCGTATGTGTCCCGGCAGATGGGACAGCTCCTGTTGGTGTTGGTGGCCCCGCTCTCTGCGCCCTGCACTGCGCGTGGGGACACTGAAGAAGCGAAGATGTTCCCCATGGCTGACGCCGCAGTAACGAGTGTCGTGTGCTGCAGAAGGGAGAGGCCACGGTCACTGACTGtcccagggaaggaaggaaggaaagaaggatggCAGGAAGGGTAGCCCAGgcctgtaggcagcaggtggcaggacctgccgagtaatgagctcagtcggtgctcagcctcacctgtgcccagttagggcaggcccaagtgcgcatgctcaaagatcaagggccaataaaaggtggggcctgagaccggcaaatggctcattctgaagcaggtcagcagccgtgctggtcgagaccagttctctactgatcctgtcctcattcagagcctatcatcgctgCAAAGTTCGTCTCCTGCTACACAGGCCCCTCAAGACAGACactctcccagctccccaggccccgcagctgccccaggaggacGTTTCCCCACacagctcacctctgctgctgcaagcacaccCCGCAGTGCCCGGCTGGCTAAACCAGGCAGGGCCAAGAAGACACAGTGATTGGCTCCGGGACAGGCACTCAGAGCTGCCAATGGCAGCCCCCAAAGCACCACCCAGCACCAGGAGAAGCCTCGCTCGAGGCTCCAGACCGCGCGGCGACGCTCAGTGGGAGTCCCGGCACGAGGCAGACTGAGCCGGGCTCTGCTGGTGCCCCAATATAAGCAGGCAGGGTCATGAGGTCACAGACAGTTGCTCGATGTTTTCACAGTGCAGCCCTCGGCGATCACACTCTACggctacctgaaaggaggttgtagcgtGAGGGGggtgttcatagaatcatagaatgttagggggTTGCTAAGGACCCCTGGagccctcccccccacccccccacttCCTCCGCCAAAGCAGCATCACCTAAGGGCAGCCACACAGGCGTGCATCCATGCGtgtttgaaagtctccagagaaagggactccacagcctccctcttctcccaagtaaataacgacaggactagaggaaaaGGCCTGATGTTGCCCTAGGGAGGTGTAGACGGGAGATTGGGAAGAATGTGCTGAGCGAGTAGTTGGGTGTTGGAACGGGCTACCTAGGGAGGTGgtagaatcaccatccctgggggtatttAAAGTCCGTGTAGATGAGGCACGGATGAGaggacatgctccagtgggTGACACAGATATTGCTATATATCTTTTATTAGAGGGGAGACACTGACTGTTGGATACAATGGTCTTAGCCATCTTCTCcagctgtgacaattctgtggttctgtgaaaaCTTGGGTGAGGCAAACCTCTCCTCTAAGTGTAAGGAAGGAGCTTGgccagcacaagtgctgtgaatTAACTAGCAGTGAGGTTAGAGGAGTGGCCGTTCACACAAGGGAGTTAGGGGCCACATCTTTGTTAGGGGTAGcgtattttttttaagttggctTACTATTTTGCTCTGTACAaatcactgttttgttttgttgggtttttgtttggttggtttttggggtggtttttttgtctttttttcttggagtgGATCTTTTACTTACACTAACACTGGAAGACTGACCAAAATCATAATCCAAATAAATGAATGTTCAACTGGAATGTGTAAGGCTGGGGTGGTTTTCATGGCAAGAGGGTCAACTCGGGGCTTCTGACGAGGATGAAAGCATCTCTCAAATTTGAATGGGGAAAAGGAGATAACTGCTTGTGACCAATCATCTCCAGAGCCACCAGTGTGTGGGGGCTTGGATGCAATAACCACTCTTCGGCGAAAATAATGAGGCAGCTGGTGTTCTTCCACAAGAGAAACAGGAAGAACAGTCAAAAGAGTCATTGTAATGCTGAGtatttccttttccactgaAATCTTGGGAAGGTGggagtgtgctgcagcagcaggtgtAGCGGACACTGGGAATGGTTGCTTTCCAGAGCTCCTGAGCAGTGAGCTTGGCCCAGGTAGATGGGAAAAGCATTCCCTGGCATTGAGGACATCTCTAACTCTTAAGCACCTGAAGTGATttttggaacaggctgctcagggaggaggCTAGGTCACCATGcctgaaggtatttaagaatggtgtagatgtggcacttcagggaaTGCTCTAGTGGCAGAGATTATAGGGGGACTGTTGTGTGCCtctctggggcttttttgttgttactgttttggtttggtacattttttttgtttgtctgtctctcttggtttgtttgttttttgttttctctttttgattATTGAGTGTATGCgtggttggactcagtgatttcagaggtcttttccaaccatgactatactgtgactctgtgaagttgcaccaggggaggttttagAACCCTCCTGTGGCCTGTCTGGCTGGGGTGCTGCCTGGGTTGGGGGCTGTGTGCTTGTCATcacccctcctccctccccgcccctccctgtgctgctgctggtgttccTGCATGGGGTTTTCTCACTGAAGAAGAACATCATTCATCAGGACAGGGGGtcttctcctgcctgccttaGTAGGACTGACTTGAGTGCTCCAGAGCTGTTGTGGACTGTCAGGGGGACCCTGGCCTAGGGCTCCCCATCTGCTGTCAAGGAGTTAAATGGAAATTGCCCCAAGAGAAATGAAAGTAtcggtgctgctgtgggtgcattgctgcagacacacagaggCCAACTTGAGCACGCTAGAGTGTGTCTCCAAGGCTTCCTGTGTTGCTATCAGAGGGCCACAGCCCTCCAACAGGTAACTCAGAGCATAGCCTCTTGCTCTGAATTGCCCTCAGGAGACACTGATTTCTCTCTGTTAACAAGCGCAGGGGTCAGCAGACATCGAGATGGGGTGGTGAGGTGTTAACGGCAGGGAAAAGATGGCTGCCTGCTGTGCCAGATCAGCTAAGAGCATCATGTCTAACTGATGACAGGACAGCGTGGTCTGCAGAGGGAGAGCGTGTGTGCACAGACCCCTCCTTTTCTTGACGTCCAGCAGAGGCCAGGGGTGATGCCCAGTTGGGCTCCGATTGGACCTCCAGGAGCAAAATCCACTTCCCCTGTGCTCGCTCTGCCCTCGGTGTCTCCTGCACTGCGTGGTTCTCCACGGCAGGCTGGTGCCACATGTGGTGGGGCGCGGTGGAGAGGGAAAGGCATGAGGAAAAGGGGCAGAAAGCATCATGCAGAGACAGTgtgtggagaggagaggagaggaggaatttATTTGG encodes the following:
- the LOC139789984 gene encoding serine/arginine repetitive matrix protein 1-like, translating into MGNIFASSVSPRAVQGAESGATNTNRSCPICRDTYEDAGAAHLLPCLHQACFGCAVRHVLRDAACPLCSSQTMSLLLSVRADDDFIMLDVADEDQGGEQGAAGQGPRPLVDGFLPEVWADFFRSHPNHIRPLLLCLRQDLMEIFEGEWQKVMAWEHTLAIYLRTYGLHVKVLTQKLQPSLQEHAQPFVLRIITAAVLLCGTDIRQHLGLEGAYTAGPQDDRDAASPSAPHPASSSTSARSQLNVLTPLPPGWGRDCLPRGTPWPTSKRRASSPMGTPSTTPESRASSPMQTHRVTLDTSASSPVGSPQPAKKGTASRPLGTPRPTRVRMASRLLGTPWSTSKRRASSPMGTPRTTPESRASSPKRTPRVTLDTSASSPVGSPQPAKKGTASRPLGTPRPTRVRMASRLLGTPRPTRKRRASRRLRTPQPSPDRTASSPMEIPRPTRKRRASRPLGTPWPCKHPHLAASPSPSPCPRSSPSPSPCPSPSPCSSPSPSPCPSTSQG